Proteins found in one Etheostoma spectabile isolate EspeVRDwgs_2016 chromosome 14, UIUC_Espe_1.0, whole genome shotgun sequence genomic segment:
- the s100u gene encoding S100 calcium binding protein U, which produces MESAIQTMVKVFLKSSKGKENLGKSQFQSLVKSQLSNILSDTDSKEAVNNMGQGLDANQDGKVGFEEYLKLVGYLAVSLSEQRNLAKEEPAQNAVSGQVALSSPGKEEEKPEANVEANEEAKPEANKEAKVEAVAEGKVEENADGNVKVTIKSEVAKPEEKPAPVLAAAAGLEKAAVEVVVKEEEKKEKTEKVEEAIENLAAAVEAEVKIKEATS; this is translated from the exons aTGGAGTCTGCTATTCAGACCATGGTGAAGGTCTTCCTGAAGTCGTCCAAGGGAAAGGAGAATCTAGGAAAGAGTCAATTCCAGAGCCTTGTCAAGAGCCAGCTCTCCAACATCCTTTCG GACACAGACAGCAAGGAGGCGGTCAACAACATGGGCCAGGGACTGGATGCCAATCAGGATGGCAAGGTTGGTTTTGAGGAGTACTTGAAGCTGGTTGGCTACCTGGCGGTCTCGCTTAGCGAACAGCGCAACCTCGCCAAAGAGGAGCCTGCCCAAAATGCTGTGTCCGGACAAGTGGCATTAAGTTCCCCCGGCAAAGAAGAGGAGAAACCAGAGGCAAACGTAGAGGCAAATGAGGAAGCAAAGCCTGAAGCGAATAAAGAGGCAAAGGTAGAAGCAGTTGCTGAAGGAAAGGTAGAAGAAAATGCAGATGGAAATGTCAAAGTAACGATAAAGTCCGAGGTAGCAAAGCCGGAGGAGAAGCCAGCGCCAGTGCTGGCAGCGGCAGCAGGATTAGAGAAGGCCGCAGTGGAAGTGGTCgtaaaagaagaggagaagaaggagaaaacagaaaaggtgGAGGAAGCTATAGAGAACCTGGCTGCAGCTGTGGAGGCAGAAGTGAAGATAAAGGAGGCCACCTCATAG
- the s100a11 gene encoding protein S100-A11, with protein MEAAICTLVAQFKKYAGKDGSSSTLSKDEFQNLVISELPNYVKNASDPVAIEQLMGSLDENNDGELTFSEFWQLIGKLASKQGGFTQ; from the exons ATGGAAGCTGCCATCTGCACCCTTGTTGCCCAGTTCAAGAAGTACGCTGGGAAAGATGGATCTTCCAGCACCCTGAGCAAAGACGAATTCCAGAACCTGGTGATCTCTGAGCTGCCCAACTATGTCAAG AACGCCAGCGATCCCGTGGCCATCGAGCAGCTCATGGGTTCGCTGGATGAAAACAACGACGGGGAGCTGACTTTCAGCGAGTTCTGGCAGCTCATTGGAAAACTGGCGAGCAAACAGGGAGGCTTCACACAGTAA